In Rhodococcus sp. OK302, one genomic interval encodes:
- a CDS encoding metallophosphatase, with translation MAIAGDWHANTRYGTEAIAHARKRNADVVVQLGDFGFTFTEPYLNALDGALEEHDLVLGFVDGNHENFDWLLAQPIAPDGLRYLRDRIVHLPRGFRWSWGETRCLAVGGAYSIDRILRMPGKAWWPQEVLTADDVRDIAGAGGADVMFCHDCPSGITGPAMDRARYGFPDAELSASEANRAKLRQIVDGVRPHRLWHGHFHHRYQAILEGIDYRTVVDGLGRDKGPIDNNMVVINLDDLGRHRTLGKACQT, from the coding sequence GTGGCAATCGCGGGAGATTGGCACGCGAATACCCGATACGGCACGGAAGCAATAGCGCACGCGCGCAAACGCAATGCGGATGTTGTGGTCCAACTGGGAGATTTCGGGTTCACCTTCACCGAGCCCTACCTGAATGCTCTCGACGGCGCGCTCGAGGAACACGATCTTGTCCTCGGATTTGTCGACGGCAACCACGAGAATTTCGACTGGCTGCTCGCACAGCCCATCGCACCGGATGGGTTGCGGTATCTACGTGATCGCATCGTTCATCTCCCCCGTGGGTTCCGTTGGTCGTGGGGCGAGACACGTTGCCTGGCAGTCGGTGGCGCGTACTCGATCGATCGAATTCTCCGGATGCCGGGTAAGGCGTGGTGGCCCCAGGAGGTCTTGACTGCGGACGATGTCCGAGACATTGCCGGGGCCGGCGGCGCCGACGTGATGTTCTGCCACGACTGCCCCTCCGGCATCACTGGGCCGGCGATGGACCGAGCCCGGTACGGATTCCCGGACGCAGAACTCTCTGCCTCCGAAGCGAACCGCGCGAAACTGAGGCAGATCGTCGACGGCGTTCGACCGCATCGCCTCTGGCATGGCCATTTCCACCACCGCTACCAGGCGATTCTCGAAGGCATCGACTATCGGACCGTCGTCGACGGACTCGGACGCGACAAGGGACCGATCGACAACAACATGGTCGTGATCAACCTCGACGATCTGGGGCGACACCGAACCCTGGGAAAGGCGTGCCAGACGTAG
- a CDS encoding CoA transferase: MQHGYGFYLDEYLRDVGLHVDDRREFIECPDSAGYLSAHLPVFDLAAGSVAAFASAIDRATVRNRPQVHEFGGNPRVDASSVHSSTGSARWKLDPQRIAASFTSDRLLRIGGQPVDAFSQYSGFFAARDGWLRTHGNYPHHRDRLLAILELAPGASKAEVAHRISAMDAIEIEQAAAENGAIAVRVRTENEWRLSEQYAAARSAPLVSIRDRTAGTPRERPTRFRVLDLTRVIAGPVATRALALVGADVLRIDPPAIPEIEWQHLDTGQGKRSAVLDLKSADGLAIFRNLLESADVLVTGYRPGAIESLLGQELPAHLIHGRVSAWGWDGPWADRRGFDSIVQAASGISLLEGVDKPGALPAQVLDHATGYFLAAGIVDALTLRAQDGSGRDVDVALARTGARLLDAPGRNLHPDPPTAPGEDVVVTHGAATTARPALAEFDDYPAPAQAWGTDQLTWLDRSP; the protein is encoded by the coding sequence ATGCAGCATGGGTACGGGTTCTATCTGGACGAGTATCTGCGCGATGTCGGACTACATGTCGACGACCGACGAGAGTTTATCGAATGCCCTGATTCCGCCGGATACCTGTCAGCGCACCTTCCTGTGTTCGATCTGGCCGCGGGTTCGGTAGCGGCCTTTGCCTCGGCGATCGATCGCGCGACCGTGCGTAATCGTCCACAAGTTCACGAATTCGGCGGAAACCCGCGAGTTGACGCAAGTTCTGTGCACTCGAGCACGGGAAGCGCCCGCTGGAAACTCGATCCGCAGCGAATTGCCGCCTCCTTCACCAGCGACCGACTACTGCGGATAGGCGGTCAACCCGTTGACGCGTTCTCGCAATACTCCGGCTTCTTTGCCGCCCGTGACGGCTGGCTACGCACCCACGGAAACTATCCGCACCATCGCGACCGCCTCCTCGCGATCCTCGAACTAGCACCGGGTGCCTCCAAAGCGGAAGTCGCGCACCGCATATCCGCAATGGACGCCATCGAAATCGAGCAGGCCGCTGCCGAGAACGGCGCCATTGCAGTGCGCGTGCGCACCGAGAACGAGTGGCGGTTGAGCGAGCAGTATGCGGCGGCACGGTCGGCGCCGCTCGTATCCATTCGGGACAGGACTGCTGGAACGCCACGGGAGCGTCCGACGCGTTTCCGTGTTCTCGACCTCACGCGCGTCATTGCCGGGCCGGTCGCGACGCGTGCGCTTGCGCTTGTCGGCGCCGACGTCCTACGCATCGATCCCCCAGCTATCCCCGAAATCGAATGGCAGCACCTCGACACCGGACAAGGAAAGCGCTCAGCTGTCCTCGATCTGAAGAGCGCCGACGGGTTGGCAATTTTCCGGAACCTTCTCGAGAGCGCTGACGTGCTGGTCACGGGCTACCGGCCAGGCGCTATTGAATCCCTTCTCGGGCAAGAACTCCCTGCGCACCTGATACACGGACGCGTCAGCGCGTGGGGCTGGGACGGACCGTGGGCGGATCGGCGCGGGTTCGACTCCATCGTTCAGGCGGCCTCGGGGATTTCGCTCCTCGAAGGCGTCGACAAGCCCGGGGCGCTGCCCGCCCAGGTGCTTGATCATGCGACCGGATACTTTCTCGCTGCGGGAATCGTGGATGCACTGACCTTGCGCGCCCAGGACGGTAGCGGACGCGACGTCGACGTAGCTCTGGCCCGAACCGGGGCGCGACTGCTCGATGCCCCGGGCCGAAACCTCCATCCCGATCCACCCACCGCCCCCGGGGAGGACGTCGTCGTCACCCACGGTGCGGCAACAACAGCCCGGCCGGCGCTCGCCGAATTCGACGATTATCCGGCGCCGGCACAGGCGTGGGGAACTGATCAGCTGACTTGGTTAGACCGTTCTCCGTAG
- a CDS encoding 3-methyladenine DNA glycosylase has protein sequence MTRSVATLALAHSEWTARQSIHFDKVEQLVGPHRARRSAGISHPVHDFLFTYYNFKPAQLRRWHPGYGVALENGSSYAEFSGYRVDESGCATVDDSVLERRRNTVEFVGNLLSRTASRPAVLGCFGLHEWAMVYRGGEEAIRHQAVPLRLGFAGTDAVVESLPLKCTHFDAFRFFTPDAAPKNALTLVRETQIDYEQPGCLHAGMDLYKWAFKLLPLVDSDLVMKCFEHALLARELDMRASPYDLSEYGYSPIAIETPAGRAEYVRQQQQLADRAMPLRAALTKQCQVLLEM, from the coding sequence ATGACACGTTCGGTGGCAACACTCGCACTCGCACACAGCGAGTGGACGGCCCGGCAAAGCATCCACTTCGACAAGGTGGAGCAACTTGTCGGGCCGCACCGAGCGCGTCGTAGCGCCGGAATCTCGCACCCGGTGCACGACTTCCTGTTCACGTATTACAACTTCAAGCCCGCCCAATTGAGGCGTTGGCATCCCGGGTACGGCGTGGCTTTGGAAAACGGTTCCTCGTACGCCGAGTTCTCCGGATATCGCGTCGATGAATCAGGCTGTGCGACGGTCGACGACTCCGTGTTGGAGCGTCGACGAAACACCGTCGAATTCGTCGGGAATCTCCTGAGTCGAACTGCTTCTCGCCCTGCCGTTCTGGGTTGCTTCGGCCTCCACGAGTGGGCAATGGTCTACCGCGGCGGTGAGGAAGCAATCCGTCACCAGGCAGTTCCACTTCGACTCGGGTTCGCCGGGACTGATGCCGTGGTGGAGTCCTTGCCACTCAAGTGCACGCATTTCGACGCATTCCGGTTCTTCACACCCGATGCTGCGCCCAAGAATGCCTTGACCCTGGTCCGGGAGACGCAGATCGACTACGAGCAGCCCGGTTGCCTACATGCCGGTATGGACCTCTACAAATGGGCATTCAAACTATTGCCGTTGGTCGATTCGGATCTGGTGATGAAGTGCTTCGAGCATGCACTTCTGGCCCGTGAACTCGACATGCGCGCCAGCCCCTACGATCTGAGCGAGTACGGGTACTCCCCGATTGCGATCGAAACCCCGGCGGGCCGCGCCGAGTATGTTCGTCAGCAACAGCAGTTGGCTGATCGGGCAATGCCGTTGCGGGCCGCTCTGACGAAGCAGTGCCAGGTTCTGCTCGAGATGTGA
- a CDS encoding hemolysin family protein produces the protein MNNLFGVLLTVVLLAGNAFFVAAEFALISARRDRLEALVAQGKKRALTVIKAGENLSLMLAAAQLGITICSILLGKVAEPAIAHLLEVPMEAVGLPDGLLHPISFAIALSLVVVLHILLGEMVPKNIALAGPEKSAMLLIPVHLAFLKIARPLISFYNVCANGTLKLLRVEPKDELDVTVSAVELSAMIGESRSEGLIDAEEHRRLTQALESTDRTVSEVLIPLDKVRTIPLTPSGTTLGDIERAVIETGYSRYPVRATDGTLAGYVHLKDVLDEVLDEAAGPDTVVPTSDIRPLPIVPLSTPLAEALAGLRRASSHLGAVTDADGIVIGIVALEDLLEEYVGTVRDGTHRGTDAVPGQRNN, from the coding sequence ATGAATAACCTTTTCGGCGTACTCCTCACCGTCGTACTGTTGGCCGGCAACGCCTTCTTTGTCGCAGCGGAATTCGCACTGATCTCAGCTCGTCGTGACCGCCTCGAAGCGTTGGTCGCGCAGGGCAAGAAACGCGCGCTGACCGTCATCAAAGCCGGTGAGAACCTGTCGCTGATGCTTGCCGCTGCGCAGTTGGGCATCACGATCTGTTCGATCCTGCTCGGTAAGGTTGCCGAGCCTGCCATCGCTCATCTCCTCGAGGTGCCGATGGAAGCCGTGGGTCTGCCCGACGGTCTGCTGCATCCGATTTCGTTTGCCATCGCTCTGTCGCTGGTGGTTGTTCTGCACATCCTGCTCGGTGAGATGGTTCCGAAGAACATCGCCTTGGCCGGGCCGGAGAAATCCGCGATGTTGCTGATTCCGGTGCATCTGGCGTTTCTCAAGATCGCTCGACCGCTCATCTCGTTCTACAACGTCTGCGCAAACGGCACACTGAAGCTTCTGCGGGTCGAACCGAAAGACGAACTCGACGTCACAGTTTCAGCAGTCGAGTTGTCCGCGATGATCGGCGAATCACGATCCGAAGGTCTCATCGACGCCGAAGAACACCGGCGTTTGACGCAGGCCCTCGAATCGACTGATCGCACCGTGTCCGAGGTCCTCATTCCCCTCGACAAGGTGCGCACCATCCCGCTGACCCCGTCCGGCACCACGCTGGGCGACATCGAGCGGGCAGTCATCGAGACGGGTTACTCCCGGTACCCCGTGAGGGCTACCGACGGCACCCTCGCCGGATACGTTCACCTCAAGGATGTGCTCGACGAGGTGCTCGACGAAGCAGCCGGCCCCGACACCGTCGTTCCGACGTCGGACATCCGTCCCCTGCCCATCGTTCCGCTCAGCACCCCGCTGGCCGAAGCACTGGCAGGACTGCGCCGGGCAAGCTCGCACCTCGGTGCGGTCACCGACGCCGATGGCATTGTCATCGGCATCGTCGCCCTCGAAGATCTCCTCGAGGAGTACGTCGGAACAGTTCGTGACGGCACTCACCGCGGAACTGATGCTGTGCCCGGACAACGGAACAACTGA